In a single window of the Acidobacteriaceae bacterium genome:
- a CDS encoding response regulator produces the protein MAKRRVLLVDDEVAVLLTMKAVLEISGFEVDTATSAHDGRTKIRTREYQMVITDMRMESDAAGREVIQAARTAPYHPAVALLTAFPVEQDDWMEMGADRMLVKPMQTPVLIRQLEKLLESHAAKLAKISEAAAAPAGDGKAGAKKAVAKKSEAKKAAAKKSGASKKPAKRTPTKKLAGRKKS, from the coding sequence TTGGCGAAACGCCGTGTGTTGCTGGTGGATGACGAAGTGGCTGTGCTGCTGACGATGAAGGCGGTGCTCGAAATATCGGGTTTCGAAGTGGATACGGCGACCTCCGCGCACGACGGGCGGACGAAGATCCGGACGCGCGAGTACCAGATGGTGATCACGGACATGCGGATGGAGTCGGATGCAGCCGGCCGCGAGGTGATCCAGGCTGCGCGGACCGCGCCGTACCATCCGGCGGTGGCGTTGCTGACGGCATTCCCGGTGGAGCAGGACGACTGGATGGAGATGGGCGCGGACCGGATGCTGGTGAAACCGATGCAGACGCCGGTGCTGATCCGGCAACTGGAGAAGCTCCTGGAGAGCCATGCGGCGAAGCTGGCGAAGATCTCCGAGGCAGCGGCGGCTCCCGCTGGCGATGGCAAGGCTGGGGCGAAAAAGGCTGTGGCCAAGAAATCCGAAGCGAAGAAGGCTGCGGCGAAGAAGAGCGGCGCCAGTAAAAAGCCGGCGAAACGCACGCCGACGAAGAAGCTGGCAGGGCGCAAAAAGAGTTAG
- the infC gene encoding translation initiation factor IF-3, whose protein sequence is MRTNDRIRAREIRVIDENGEQLGVMAPFDALKIARERSLDLVEISPNATPPVCKIQDYGKFLYEKDKSDRAARKKQKVIVIKEVKFSVTVDEHDYQTKKNQAVRFLSDGDKVKASLRFKGRQMSHRDLGYKIINRLIGDIGEAGIVEFMPRMEGTTLHAILAPSKKAEAQPKPKPAAPQPPAAASGATA, encoded by the coding sequence ATTCGCACCAACGACCGTATCCGCGCCCGCGAAATTCGCGTTATCGATGAGAACGGCGAACAGCTCGGTGTTATGGCGCCGTTTGACGCGCTCAAGATCGCTCGCGAGCGCTCCCTGGACCTCGTCGAGATCTCCCCCAACGCGACCCCTCCTGTCTGCAAGATCCAGGATTACGGAAAGTTCCTCTACGAGAAGGACAAGAGTGACCGCGCCGCCCGCAAGAAGCAGAAGGTCATCGTCATCAAGGAAGTCAAGTTCTCCGTCACCGTCGACGAGCACGACTACCAGACAAAGAAGAACCAGGCCGTGCGCTTCCTCTCGGACGGCGACAAGGTCAAGGCAAGCCTCCGCTTCAAAGGTCGCCAGATGTCGCATCGCGACCTTGGCTACAAGATCATCAACCGCCTCATCGGCGACATAGGCGAAGCCGGCATTGTTGAGTTCATGCCCCGCATGGAAGGCACCACGCTCCACGCCATCCTCGCTCCGTCCAAGAAGGCGGAAGCCCAGCCGAAGCCGAAGCCCGCCGCTCCGCAGCCCCCGGCTGCCGCTTCCGGCGCAACGGCATAA
- a CDS encoding NAD(P)/FAD-dependent oxidoreductase, with translation MRTANIVGSGPNGLAAAVTLALSGVAVTVFERNESIGGACSTAELTLPGFRNDVGSSCFPMGVASPLFQSLPLEDFGLEWIEPPAPLAHPLDDGTAVMLEHGLDETAAQFGQHDARAWRNLFGPSVRDWPRLVEAFMEPLAGAPRHPATLAMFGVVAGLPARWLARSAFSGERARALFGGLAAHAVIPLTELASAATGMVLGTAGHTTGWPVAAGGAQSITGALAAYLRSLGGRIIVDFEVNSLEELRRVSSADVTLFDTSVAALDAIAGEALSPGYRAKLRHFKRGPGVFKIDYALSEPIPWSAIECWRAGTVHLGGSLEEIVASEDDAFNGRHNDRPFVLVVQPSLFDPSRAPACEEGRAQHTAWAYCHVPSWSDEDRTAVIEAQLERFAPGFRDCVLARRTWNATALERMNPNLRAGDISGGAMTFAQILARPTLKAYRTSSRRIYLCSASTPPGGGVHGMCGFNAAIAALDDWG, from the coding sequence ATGAGAACTGCGAACATTGTAGGGTCGGGGCCGAATGGGCTGGCGGCTGCCGTAACGCTGGCGCTGTCCGGCGTTGCGGTGACTGTCTTTGAGCGCAACGAGAGCATTGGCGGAGCGTGCTCGACCGCGGAGCTGACACTACCGGGGTTTCGCAACGATGTGGGGTCGTCCTGCTTCCCGATGGGCGTAGCCTCGCCCTTGTTCCAGTCGCTTCCGCTTGAGGATTTTGGATTGGAGTGGATCGAGCCGCCCGCGCCGCTCGCGCATCCGCTGGATGATGGGACCGCCGTAATGCTGGAGCACGGTCTGGATGAGACAGCCGCGCAGTTTGGGCAGCACGATGCAAGAGCCTGGCGGAATCTCTTCGGGCCGTCGGTGCGTGACTGGCCCCGGCTGGTTGAGGCGTTCATGGAGCCGCTGGCTGGAGCGCCGCGGCATCCGGCGACGCTAGCAATGTTTGGGGTTGTTGCAGGCTTGCCGGCTCGGTGGCTGGCTCGGTCGGCCTTCAGTGGAGAGCGGGCACGAGCGCTGTTTGGCGGGCTCGCGGCTCATGCGGTAATTCCGCTGACAGAACTGGCGAGTGCGGCGACCGGTATGGTGCTGGGAACGGCGGGCCATACGACCGGGTGGCCAGTCGCTGCGGGCGGAGCGCAGTCGATCACAGGTGCGCTGGCCGCTTATCTGCGGTCGCTGGGTGGAAGGATCATCGTCGACTTTGAGGTGAACAGCCTTGAGGAGTTGCGACGGGTGAGCTCGGCGGATGTGACGCTGTTCGATACCTCAGTCGCCGCGCTGGATGCGATTGCGGGTGAGGCGCTGTCACCGGGTTATCGTGCGAAGCTGCGGCACTTTAAGCGCGGACCGGGTGTTTTCAAGATCGACTATGCGCTGAGCGAGCCAATTCCGTGGAGTGCGATCGAGTGCTGGAGAGCCGGAACGGTGCACCTGGGAGGATCGCTCGAGGAGATCGTGGCGTCGGAAGACGATGCGTTCAATGGGCGGCACAACGACAGGCCGTTTGTGCTGGTCGTGCAGCCGAGCTTGTTCGATCCATCGCGGGCGCCGGCCTGTGAAGAGGGCAGAGCGCAGCATACGGCGTGGGCCTACTGTCACGTTCCGAGCTGGTCGGATGAGGACCGGACGGCGGTGATCGAGGCGCAATTGGAGCGGTTTGCGCCAGGATTTCGGGATTGTGTCCTGGCGCGGAGAACATGGAATGCGACGGCGCTGGAGCGAATGAATCCGAATCTGCGGGCGGGGGATATTTCGGGCGGCGCAATGACGTTCGCGCAGATTCTAGCCAGGCCCACGCTGAAGGCGTATCGGACGTCGAGCCGGAGAATTTATCTCTGTAGCGCGTCGACGCCACCAGGCGGTGGCGTACATGGGATGTGCGGGTTCAATGCAGCGATAGCGGCGCTGGATGATTGGGGGTAG
- a CDS encoding YoaK family protein: MPLRRMTARERTEAANWQLAALLAFNAGAVDVVGYLGLRQFTSHMSGIVATLAAEAGTKGYAILLLRPAAILASFIAGAAFCAVLVNWERRRDRESLFAVPVFLEAVLLAVIPTFAGVNHLFATLMLMGFCMGLQNAIITKISHKEIRTTHVTGMVTDVGIELGKLIYWNRSSGHVPVLAHRRRLVQLSTLVLLFFAGGILSALTFQRVGFLLLLPLAALLAAPTMLPIFSDLKAHRMVVRA, from the coding sequence ATGCCTCTGCGCCGCATGACCGCGCGAGAACGCACGGAGGCCGCGAACTGGCAGCTTGCGGCGCTGCTCGCCTTCAATGCAGGCGCGGTGGATGTGGTCGGATATCTGGGGCTGCGGCAGTTTACGTCGCATATGTCGGGCATTGTGGCGACGCTCGCGGCGGAGGCCGGCACAAAGGGGTACGCGATTCTGCTGCTGCGGCCAGCAGCGATCCTGGCATCCTTCATTGCGGGAGCGGCCTTCTGCGCCGTACTCGTGAACTGGGAGCGGAGGCGTGATCGCGAGAGCCTGTTTGCTGTCCCCGTGTTCCTTGAGGCTGTGCTGCTGGCGGTGATTCCGACTTTCGCCGGGGTTAATCATCTGTTCGCGACGTTGATGCTGATGGGATTCTGCATGGGCCTGCAGAACGCGATCATCACGAAGATCTCGCATAAGGAGATTCGCACGACGCACGTGACCGGCATGGTGACCGATGTTGGCATCGAACTGGGCAAACTGATCTACTGGAATCGCAGCTCAGGGCACGTTCCGGTGCTGGCGCATCGCCGGCGACTGGTGCAACTGTCGACACTGGTTCTGCTGTTTTTTGCAGGTGGAATTTTGAGTGCGCTGACGTTCCAGCGTGTGGGATTCCTGCTTCTGCTGCCGTTGGCGGCACTGCTGGCCGCACCGACCATGCTGCCGATTTTTTCGGACCTGAAGGCCCACAGGATGGTGGTCCGGGCCTGA
- the tyrS gene encoding tyrosine--tRNA ligase → MSIENPKPHLHVFASVDEQLDLITKGAAELIPATSSAAVDALRTRLEESRKTGKPLRIKAGFDPTAPDLHLGHTVLMRKLHHFQQLGHTVIFLIGDSTALIGDPTGRNVTRKPLTREEILVNAQTYTEQVFRILDPVKTEVRFNSEWLDKLGYYDMVKLLAQFTVSQMLEREDFHKRFQEEQPISLHEMIYPIAQGYDSVALECDVELGGTDQKFNLMRGRDLQRHFGQKPQVILMTPILEGLDGVQKMSKSLNNAIGIQESPAEVYGKLMSISDELMWKYWTFLTDVRQSEIDTMRQRVKDGALHPMDVKKQLALTITAGFHGVQTAEQAAQGWSTQFQQRGVAEDLPEVPIAESAEGLIADGMVRLPKLLVLAGLAASSGEAQRKLAENAVSVNGEKFVERTISREALGDAPVLRLGKRAVRVKWEI, encoded by the coding sequence ATGTCTATCGAGAACCCCAAACCGCATCTCCACGTATTCGCGTCTGTCGACGAACAGCTTGACCTGATTACCAAGGGCGCGGCGGAGCTGATTCCTGCCACGAGCAGCGCAGCTGTCGATGCTCTGCGGACGCGGCTTGAAGAATCGCGCAAAACGGGGAAGCCGCTGCGGATCAAGGCAGGCTTCGACCCGACAGCACCGGACCTGCACCTCGGTCACACCGTACTGATGCGCAAACTGCACCACTTCCAGCAGCTAGGGCACACAGTGATCTTTCTCATTGGCGATTCGACGGCGCTTATCGGCGACCCGACGGGACGCAACGTCACGCGCAAGCCGCTCACGCGCGAAGAGATTCTTGTGAATGCACAGACGTATACCGAGCAGGTGTTCAGGATCCTCGACCCGGTAAAGACTGAAGTACGCTTCAACTCCGAGTGGCTGGACAAGCTGGGCTACTACGACATGGTGAAGCTGCTGGCGCAGTTCACCGTCTCGCAGATGCTCGAGCGCGAAGACTTTCATAAGCGCTTCCAGGAGGAACAGCCGATCTCGTTGCACGAGATGATTTACCCGATCGCGCAGGGCTATGACTCAGTCGCGCTGGAATGCGATGTCGAGCTGGGCGGAACAGACCAGAAGTTCAACCTGATGCGCGGCCGCGATCTGCAGCGCCACTTCGGCCAGAAGCCGCAGGTCATCCTGATGACGCCGATCCTGGAAGGCCTGGACGGCGTGCAGAAGATGTCGAAGTCGCTCAACAATGCGATCGGCATTCAGGAATCGCCGGCCGAGGTGTACGGCAAGCTGATGTCCATCTCCGATGAATTGATGTGGAAGTACTGGACGTTCTTGACGGACGTGCGGCAGTCGGAGATTGACACGATGCGCCAGCGCGTCAAGGACGGTGCGCTGCATCCCATGGACGTCAAGAAGCAGCTCGCGCTGACGATTACTGCGGGATTCCATGGTGTTCAGACAGCGGAGCAGGCTGCGCAGGGATGGTCGACGCAGTTTCAGCAGCGCGGCGTTGCCGAAGATCTACCGGAGGTACCGATCGCGGAAAGCGCGGAGGGCCTCATCGCCGACGGCATGGTTCGGCTGCCGAAGCTTCTGGTGCTCGCAGGATTGGCTGCGTCCTCCGGCGAGGCGCAGCGTAAGCTTGCGGAGAACGCCGTCTCGGTAAACGGAGAGAAGTTTGTTGAGCGCACGATCTCGCGCGAGGCGCTGGGAGACGCGCCAGTACTCCGTCTTGGTAAGCGGGCCGTGCGGGTGAAGTGGGAGATCTGA
- a CDS encoding MmcQ/YjbR family DNA-binding protein, whose product MDAERARAFLLTLPHVAETLQWGDNLVFWVGDKSIGGKMFAVLNLAADAHGVISFASTPERFAELVEQEGLKPAPYLARAHWVAADNWTCLRPAVWEAELRDANAVIFARLPKRTRDTLLSTPAKKSQKPLKKRRAL is encoded by the coding sequence ATGGATGCCGAGCGAGCCCGAGCGTTTCTCCTCACGCTGCCGCACGTGGCCGAGACCCTGCAGTGGGGCGACAATCTTGTCTTCTGGGTGGGCGATAAATCCATAGGCGGCAAGATGTTCGCGGTCCTTAATCTTGCCGCGGACGCGCATGGCGTCATCTCGTTCGCCTCAACACCGGAGCGCTTTGCGGAACTGGTAGAGCAGGAAGGATTGAAGCCTGCTCCCTACCTTGCGCGGGCGCACTGGGTGGCCGCGGACAACTGGACTTGCCTGCGGCCGGCCGTGTGGGAAGCAGAGCTCCGCGATGCGAACGCAGTCATCTTTGCGAGGCTGCCGAAGCGGACTCGCGACACACTCCTGAGCACGCCGGCAAAGAAATCGCAGAAGCCGCTGAAGAAGCGTCGCGCGCTCTGA
- a CDS encoding DoxX family protein, which produces MKVLVLVCRILLGLVFVFFGCMGLFMHPTLPPRGTPLGDLVNIFHEVGWSQVVAALQVIGGLLVLFGGTAPFGLCILCPITVNILLFHILFHAVAPSMIIAPIVVTILEIVLLYAYRGSFASVWTTKATPTL; this is translated from the coding sequence ATGAAAGTGCTCGTACTTGTCTGCCGCATCTTGCTGGGCCTGGTTTTCGTCTTCTTTGGTTGCATGGGGCTGTTCATGCATCCGACCCTGCCGCCGCGCGGCACACCGCTGGGCGATCTCGTAAACATCTTCCACGAGGTCGGCTGGTCGCAGGTTGTGGCCGCGCTACAGGTGATCGGCGGTCTGCTGGTGTTGTTCGGCGGAACGGCGCCGTTCGGGCTTTGCATCCTCTGCCCGATTACGGTGAACATTCTTCTGTTCCATATCCTGTTCCACGCTGTTGCTCCGTCAATGATCATCGCCCCGATCGTTGTCACCATCCTCGAAATTGTGCTGCTGTACGCGTATCGCGGATCGTTCGCTAGTGTGTGGACCACGAAGGCGACGCCGACGCTTTAA
- a CDS encoding DoxX family protein, translating into MRYVILGARILEGLIFLIFGLNGLLHFYNPPLPTGDALTWFGIMATHHWMNFVAVVQLVGAILLLVGRFVPLGLTLLAPVIVNILLYHALLWPHGYALGILALILELFLLAVYWRSFASVLHPNPEAKAPQL; encoded by the coding sequence ATGCGATATGTCATTCTCGGCGCGCGCATCCTCGAGGGATTGATCTTCCTGATCTTCGGCCTCAATGGTCTGCTGCACTTCTACAATCCACCGCTGCCCACCGGCGATGCGCTCACCTGGTTCGGCATCATGGCCACGCATCACTGGATGAACTTCGTCGCGGTCGTGCAGTTGGTCGGCGCGATTCTACTGCTGGTGGGCCGGTTCGTCCCGCTGGGCCTGACGCTGCTGGCGCCAGTGATCGTCAACATCCTGCTCTATCACGCGCTGCTGTGGCCGCACGGGTACGCGCTCGGGATTCTGGCGCTGATACTTGAGCTGTTTCTCCTCGCGGTCTACTGGCGAAGCTTTGCGTCAGTGCTGCATCCGAATCCAGAAGCAAAGGCGCCTCAACTTTAG
- a CDS encoding SDR family oxidoreductase: MGTSASGLNLSLTGKVALVTGGSRGIGAATVRLLRQAGARVIFSYRSAEERARALVAECGGEEFCRAIQQELATIEDGQALVRASIPVFGRLDILVVNHGVWPAHDQAIEAMTDEQWLSTLGINLDSVFGLVKSATAQMLGQQALNGVRGHIILVASTAAQRGEAFHADYASSKGALLSLTKSLSSELAPRGILCNCIAPGWVRTEMSAGTLGDPIASKKALDLIPLGRAAEPEEIAGPIVFLCTRWAGFISGEIWNINGGAVLVG; the protein is encoded by the coding sequence ATGGGAACATCTGCATCGGGGCTCAATCTGTCGCTGACCGGGAAGGTTGCGCTGGTCACCGGCGGGTCGCGCGGTATCGGCGCGGCGACTGTGCGTTTGCTCAGGCAGGCCGGGGCGCGCGTGATCTTCAGCTACCGATCTGCTGAGGAACGTGCCCGCGCGCTCGTCGCGGAGTGCGGTGGCGAAGAATTCTGCCGGGCGATCCAGCAGGAGCTTGCCACGATCGAGGACGGGCAGGCACTCGTTCGTGCCTCGATTCCGGTTTTCGGCCGGCTGGACATCCTGGTGGTGAATCATGGCGTGTGGCCCGCCCATGATCAGGCTATCGAGGCGATGACTGACGAACAGTGGTTGAGCACGCTCGGGATCAACCTCGACAGCGTCTTCGGGCTGGTGAAGTCGGCTACGGCGCAGATGCTCGGGCAGCAGGCTTTGAACGGGGTCCGGGGCCATATCATCCTGGTGGCCTCCACGGCCGCCCAGCGCGGCGAGGCCTTCCACGCCGACTATGCGTCCAGCAAGGGCGCGCTGCTTTCGCTGACAAAGAGCCTGTCGTCGGAGCTCGCACCCCGGGGGATTTTGTGCAACTGCATCGCGCCGGGCTGGGTGCGGACGGAGATGTCGGCTGGAACCCTCGGCGATCCAATCGCGTCCAAGAAAGCGCTGGATCTTATTCCGCTCGGGCGTGCGGCCGAACCGGAGGAGATCGCCGGGCCCATCGTCTTTTTGTGTACGCGTTGGGCCGGCTTCATCTCCGGTGAGATCTGGAATATCAATGGTGGAGCAGTCCTAGTTGGATAG
- the fabZ gene encoding 3-hydroxyacyl-ACP dehydratase FabZ translates to MSDSPTPNEGKPQPAPHHTMDIVEIMSILPHRYPFLLIDRVIEMERKTRIVAIKNVTANEPQFTGHFPDYPIMPGVMTIEAMAQAGGALLLTEIPDREDKLMVFTGIDEARFRKAIVPGDQLRIEVTVVNWRSRAVKMQGVCTVDGKVAAEATITCQLVPRPGRKKHAEPATTQAPQ, encoded by the coding sequence ATGAGTGATTCCCCCACACCAAACGAGGGCAAGCCCCAGCCAGCGCCTCACCACACGATGGACATCGTTGAGATCATGTCCATCCTTCCGCATCGCTACCCGTTTCTGCTCATCGACCGTGTGATCGAGATGGAGCGCAAGACGCGGATCGTCGCGATCAAGAATGTCACGGCGAATGAGCCGCAGTTCACCGGGCACTTTCCCGACTACCCGATCATGCCTGGCGTGATGACCATCGAGGCCATGGCGCAGGCCGGCGGCGCGCTGCTGCTGACCGAGATCCCTGACCGCGAAGACAAGCTGATGGTCTTCACCGGCATCGACGAGGCGCGCTTCCGCAAGGCAATCGTGCCCGGCGACCAGCTCCGCATTGAGGTGACGGTCGTGAACTGGCGCTCGCGGGCCGTGAAGATGCAGGGCGTCTGCACGGTGGACGGGAAGGTCGCCGCCGAAGCGACGATCACCTGCCAGCTTGTGCCGCGACCGGGCAGGAAAAAGCACGCTGAGCCGGCGACGACGCAGGCGCCTCAATAA
- the lpxA gene encoding acyl-ACP--UDP-N-acetylglucosamine O-acyltransferase, producing the protein MAIHLSSIIAEGAVIPASCTVGPFCTIGANVVLGENCELISHVVLDGHTKIGDRVRIFSFACVGIAPQDLKYKGEPTACEIGADTVIRESVTISRGTEGGGGITRVGSGCLIMAYTHIGHDSQIGNHCILANGTTLAGHVTIEDYVTTSAMGPVHQYCTIGAYAYIGGGTTITQDVLPYSLTSIERNNHAYGINKVGLERKGFTREELKQLRAAYRILQHSKLNTGEALAAIQAKITSGEFGEKVAYLVDFIAKSERGVIK; encoded by the coding sequence ATGGCCATCCATCTCAGCTCGATCATCGCGGAAGGCGCGGTCATTCCGGCGTCGTGCACCGTCGGCCCTTTCTGCACGATCGGGGCGAACGTCGTGCTCGGCGAAAACTGCGAGCTCATTTCACATGTCGTTCTCGATGGCCACACGAAGATTGGCGACCGCGTGCGCATCTTCTCCTTCGCATGTGTCGGCATTGCTCCCCAGGATCTGAAGTACAAGGGCGAGCCTACCGCGTGCGAGATCGGCGCGGATACCGTCATCCGCGAATCGGTGACTATTTCGCGGGGGACGGAAGGCGGCGGTGGCATAACGCGCGTCGGCTCCGGCTGCCTGATCATGGCGTATACGCACATTGGCCACGACTCGCAGATTGGGAATCACTGCATTCTCGCGAACGGAACCACGCTTGCGGGGCATGTCACGATCGAAGACTACGTCACCACCAGCGCCATGGGGCCGGTGCATCAGTACTGCACCATCGGGGCTTATGCGTATATCGGCGGCGGCACGACGATCACGCAGGACGTCCTGCCGTACTCGCTTACCTCCATCGAGCGCAACAATCACGCGTACGGGATCAACAAGGTTGGGCTGGAGCGGAAAGGGTTCACGCGTGAGGAGCTCAAGCAGCTCCGCGCCGCCTACCGGATCCTGCAGCACTCGAAGCTGAATACCGGCGAGGCTCTCGCCGCCATCCAAGCGAAGATCACGTCCGGTGAGTTCGGCGAAAAGGTCGCCTACCTCGTCGATTTCATCGCGAAGAGCGAGCGGGGCGTCATCAAGTAA
- a CDS encoding alpha/beta fold hydrolase: protein MRKRLALLIFATSALFAAHLPAQVQTEVPAVVPGAKPVTVEHIKVHGASLEGNLEGDAVDRDVFVFLPPSYAKDKHRRYPVVYALHGYSIGAEQWTHEIHVPQTIEGAFAQGAREMIVVQPDCKTVHNGCMYSSSITTGDFERFISHDLVAYIDGHYRTIPDRMSRGLVGHSMGGYGATRIGMKHPDVFGSLYIMSPCCLSARPAHADAVLEKTLAAVKTPEDSAKLPFFARAQLASAAAWSPDPKNPPLYLDLPVKDGVVQDDVVAKWAANAPLVFIDQYIDNLKRYRAIAIDVGDQDNLRTDTAKLHDVLYTYGITHSFELYHGTHTSAVADRFQNHVMPFFSQNLCFEAGCTDKP from the coding sequence ATGAGAAAACGTCTGGCTCTTCTGATCTTCGCGACGAGCGCTCTCTTCGCTGCGCATCTTCCAGCGCAGGTTCAAACCGAGGTCCCCGCGGTTGTGCCCGGCGCGAAACCCGTGACAGTCGAGCACATCAAGGTTCACGGCGCTTCACTTGAAGGCAATCTCGAAGGAGACGCGGTCGATCGCGACGTGTTCGTCTTCCTTCCACCCAGCTACGCGAAGGACAAGCACCGCCGGTATCCGGTCGTCTATGCCCTGCACGGGTACTCGATCGGCGCCGAGCAGTGGACGCACGAGATCCACGTTCCGCAGACGATTGAAGGCGCCTTTGCGCAGGGCGCGCGGGAGATGATCGTCGTTCAGCCCGACTGCAAGACTGTGCACAACGGCTGCATGTACTCGAGCTCGATCACGACCGGCGACTTCGAACGATTCATCTCGCACGACCTGGTCGCCTACATTGACGGGCACTACCGGACGATTCCTGACCGCATGAGTCGCGGCCTCGTCGGTCACTCGATGGGCGGATATGGCGCCACACGCATTGGCATGAAGCACCCTGACGTGTTCGGCAGCCTCTACATCATGAGCCCCTGCTGCCTCTCGGCACGCCCCGCGCACGCCGATGCCGTACTGGAGAAAACTCTCGCGGCGGTTAAAACGCCAGAGGACTCTGCGAAGCTCCCCTTCTTCGCTCGCGCCCAGCTTGCCAGCGCCGCAGCGTGGTCACCTGACCCGAAGAACCCGCCGCTGTACCTCGATCTGCCGGTGAAGGACGGCGTGGTCCAGGATGACGTTGTAGCCAAGTGGGCCGCGAATGCACCACTCGTCTTTATCGATCAGTACATCGACAACCTGAAGCGGTACCGCGCGATTGCGATCGACGTAGGCGACCAGGACAATCTGCGCACGGACACAGCGAAACTGCATGACGTCCTCTATACCTACGGCATCACGCACAGCTTCGAGCTGTACCACGGCACGCATACCAGCGCTGTCGCGGATCGATTCCAAAATCACGTCATGCCCTTCTTCAGCCAGAACCTGTGCTTTGAAGCGGGATGCACCGACAAACCATGA
- a CDS encoding Gfo/Idh/MocA family oxidoreductase has translation MISIRVLLALALLPVFSASAQTAPIRVAIVGLVHGHVDGFLHDLPSHFNITLVGVSEPDAALRERYIQRTHLPASLFFSSEAAMLRATHPQAILVYTSTAGHLAAIQQAAPLHIAAMVEKPLATTYADALVIQQLSERYQVPVLTNYETTWYASDTAAYNTLASGQIGDLRKLVIRDGHNGPKEIGVQPEFLNWLTDPQQNGAGALFDFGCYGVDLATWFMHGQLPLTVTAITLHIKPDMYPRVDDDSTILLTYPHAQAIIQGSWNWPFNVKDMQVYGAKGYVDTVYLDKDHGNTIRLRLEHDATDHTATAPPLAAPLDNSLDYLAAVLNGTLQPHSDLTSLDTNVTVVRILDAARQSAQTGRTIRLAHETRAH, from the coding sequence ATGATCTCGATCCGTGTGCTCCTCGCTCTTGCGCTTCTGCCTGTGTTCAGCGCCTCTGCCCAGACAGCGCCTATCCGTGTTGCCATCGTCGGCCTTGTCCACGGACACGTCGACGGCTTCCTGCATGACCTGCCATCGCATTTCAACATCACGCTTGTCGGCGTGTCGGAGCCGGATGCCGCCCTTCGCGAGCGATACATCCAGCGCACGCATCTTCCCGCGAGCCTGTTCTTTTCGTCGGAGGCCGCGATGCTCCGGGCCACGCATCCGCAGGCCATCCTGGTCTACACCTCGACTGCCGGACATCTCGCCGCCATCCAACAGGCCGCGCCGCTGCACATCGCCGCGATGGTCGAGAAGCCGCTCGCCACCACCTATGCCGACGCGCTTGTCATCCAGCAACTCTCGGAGCGCTATCAAGTGCCCGTCCTCACCAATTACGAGACCACCTGGTACGCTTCCGATACCGCCGCGTACAACACGCTCGCGAGCGGCCAGATCGGCGACCTTCGCAAGCTCGTCATCCGCGATGGCCACAACGGCCCGAAAGAAATTGGCGTTCAACCCGAATTCCTCAACTGGCTCACCGACCCGCAACAGAACGGCGCCGGCGCACTCTTCGACTTCGGCTGCTACGGTGTCGATCTCGCCACATGGTTCATGCATGGTCAACTTCCGCTCACCGTCACGGCCATCACGCTTCACATCAAGCCTGACATGTATCCACGCGTCGACGATGACAGCACTATCCTGCTCACCTATCCGCACGCGCAGGCCATCATTCAGGGCTCATGGAACTGGCCGTTCAACGTCAAGGACATGCAGGTCTACGGCGCAAAGGGCTACGTCGACACTGTCTACCTGGACAAAGATCACGGGAACACCATCCGCCTTCGCCTGGAACACGACGCTACCGATCACACCGCGACTGCACCGCCGCTGGCCGCGCCGTTGGACAACTCGCTCGATTACCTCGCTGCCGTTCTCAATGGCACATTGCAGCCGCACAGCGACCTCACCTCGCTCGACACCAATGTCACGGTCGTGCGCATCCTCGACGCGGCACGCCAGTCGGCGCAGACAGGCCGTACCATCCGCCTTGCACACGAAACCCGCGCTCACTGA